In Paenibacillus sp. FSL M7-0420, a single genomic region encodes these proteins:
- a CDS encoding ABC transporter permease, whose translation MITQGKRSVAGPGSSLPVRKSTKKKPMMLKHLLKHKVLLLMLLPGVVFLLINNYLPMFGIVIAFKNINYVDGILGSPWVGLDNFKFLFATSDAWIITRNTVLYNFVFIVLNLVFAVSIAVALNELRNKLAAKFYQSIMFFPYFLSMVVVSYLVFAFLNVEYGFINKGVFALFGLDELNWYSEPKYWPFILPLINLWKGVGYGCVIYLAAIIGIDNEYYEAALIDGASKWKQILHITIPLIRPVIIITTILAIGGIFRSDFGLFYQTTLNSGALYPTTLVIDTYVYNALINMGNLGMSAAAGLYQSVVGFFLVLGSNWIVRKVDKDQAVF comes from the coding sequence ATGATTACTCAAGGGAAGAGAAGTGTGGCGGGTCCGGGCAGCAGCTTACCGGTACGCAAGAGCACGAAGAAGAAGCCCATGATGCTGAAGCATCTGCTGAAGCATAAGGTGCTGCTGCTGATGCTGCTGCCGGGCGTAGTGTTTTTGCTGATCAACAATTATCTGCCGATGTTCGGGATTGTGATTGCGTTCAAGAATATCAACTATGTGGACGGGATTCTTGGCAGTCCGTGGGTGGGGCTGGATAACTTCAAATTCCTGTTCGCCACCTCGGATGCCTGGATTATCACGCGCAATACGGTGCTCTACAACTTCGTGTTCATTGTGCTCAATCTGGTTTTTGCCGTATCCATCGCGGTTGCCCTGAATGAGCTGAGGAACAAGCTGGCCGCCAAATTCTATCAGAGCATCATGTTCTTCCCCTACTTCCTGTCGATGGTGGTGGTGAGCTATCTGGTGTTCGCTTTTCTGAATGTTGAATACGGTTTCATTAATAAAGGGGTCTTCGCCCTGTTCGGGCTGGATGAGCTGAACTGGTATTCGGAGCCGAAGTACTGGCCGTTCATTCTGCCGCTGATCAATCTCTGGAAAGGGGTGGGCTATGGCTGTGTCATCTATCTGGCGGCGATTATCGGCATTGACAACGAGTACTATGAAGCGGCTCTGATCGACGGTGCCAGCAAGTGGAAGCAGATTCTGCACATCACCATTCCGCTGATCCGGCCGGTCATTATTATTACAACGATTCTGGCGATCGGGGGCATCTTCCGTTCCGACTTCGGGCTGTTCTACCAGACGACACTGAACTCCGGGGCGCTGTACCCGACCACACTGGTCATCGACACCTACGTCTATAACGCGCTGATTAATATGGGTAACTTGGGGATGTCCGCAGCGGCCGGATTATACCAATCGGTGGTCGGCTTTTTCCTGGTCCTCGGCTCGAACTGGATCGTGCGTAAGGTTGACAAGGATCAGGCGGTTTTCTAG
- a CDS encoding carbohydrate ABC transporter permease, with amino-acid sequence MANNEISRFTNVLLHIIFIILSLACLLPIVLVFMISITDYDYIVRNGYQFIPEKLSLEAYAYIFKDYSVVLRAYGISFFVTITGTLVSVFISSLYAYPISRADFRYRGVFAFLIFFTMLFGGGLVPWYMVYTQVLDLKNSIWALVVPMLLSPFNVLIMKTYFQMSVPPALIEASTIDGAGELRTFFRIVFPLSLPVFATIGLFNTLHYWNDWFNSMIFITDTDLYSLQYLMYKMISQADYLSRNGALIQGSATELAKLPGETIRMAMALIGIGPIVLAYPFFQRYFIKGLTLGSIKG; translated from the coding sequence GTGGCTAATAACGAAATATCCCGATTCACTAACGTTCTCCTCCATATTATTTTTATCATCCTGTCTCTGGCCTGCCTGCTGCCGATTGTACTCGTCTTCATGATCTCCATTACCGACTACGATTACATCGTGCGCAACGGGTATCAATTCATCCCGGAGAAGCTTAGCCTGGAAGCTTACGCGTATATCTTCAAGGATTACAGCGTGGTGCTGCGGGCCTACGGCATCTCGTTCTTCGTCACCATTACCGGAACGCTGGTCAGTGTGTTCATCTCCTCCCTGTATGCGTATCCGATCTCGCGGGCTGATTTCCGGTACCGGGGAGTGTTCGCTTTCCTGATCTTCTTCACCATGCTGTTCGGCGGCGGGCTGGTACCGTGGTATATGGTCTACACCCAGGTGCTCGACCTCAAGAACTCCATCTGGGCGCTGGTTGTGCCGATGCTGCTGTCCCCGTTCAATGTGCTGATTATGAAGACGTACTTCCAGATGAGCGTGCCGCCCGCGCTGATTGAAGCCTCTACGATTGACGGGGCGGGGGAGCTGCGGACGTTCTTCCGGATCGTGTTCCCGCTATCTCTGCCGGTGTTCGCTACCATTGGACTATTCAACACGCTGCATTACTGGAATGACTGGTTTAACAGCATGATTTTCATTACCGATACAGACCTCTATTCCCTCCAATATCTCATGTACAAAATGATCTCCCAGGCAGACTACCTGAGCCGCAACGGGGCACTCATTCAAGGCTCGGCCACCGAGCTGGCCAAATTGCCGGGCGAGACGATCCGCATGGCGATGGCGCTGATCGGCATTGGGCCGATTGTGCTGGCCTATCCGTTCTTCCAGCGGTATTTCATCAAAGGACTGACGCTCGGCTCTATCAAAGGCTAA
- a CDS encoding ABC transporter substrate-binding protein has protein sequence MAGKKVTGLLLSLVLIAGFTLAGCAGNGGNTAAPTEKAGESTTAPAATKKAAATEAGGTEAPGALDPVELSLYLPGGPDKDVASVEQEINAYLKDKINATLKINQLSWDKPADKVNLMIQSGEVFDMVYTWNFMTNAAKGAYLPLEELLDTYAKETKAQINPAYLQAATVNGHLYAVPTEKELGQSVGFAFDKGIVDKYGFDVNSIQKLEDIEPMLKTIKEKEPTLSPLFMNHTDSLHWFTAYPDSEDLDGSNDIPTLLDYKTMKVFNEYDTPAMTERLKLIRSWYEAGYINKNGATDKTELKDAVKSGKAWFVYGNMNPTSTNDWTRLAEKPMIIKTLLPVQVSTKSLQGSMLAISRTSKNPERAMMFMNLIHTDPVLYNLLTFGIEGKHYKKLENNTVEFIADSGYNSVSSWMIGNVLLNYLNKDEDPKRVQLYTDWNKNSNISPVIGFVFDSTKVQSQIGALINITKQYKNTLYSGEKDPEPVLKEMNSKLKAAGLDAVITEIQSQLDAFLAAK, from the coding sequence ATGGCAGGTAAAAAAGTCACAGGTCTGCTGCTGTCGCTTGTGCTGATAGCCGGATTCACCCTGGCCGGATGTGCGGGGAATGGCGGCAATACCGCTGCGCCTACAGAGAAAGCGGGAGAGAGCACCACGGCTCCGGCGGCAACGAAGAAAGCTGCTGCCACGGAAGCAGGCGGAACGGAGGCGCCGGGTGCGCTTGATCCGGTGGAGCTGTCCCTGTATCTGCCCGGCGGGCCGGATAAGGATGTGGCGTCCGTGGAGCAGGAGATCAACGCCTACCTGAAGGATAAGATCAACGCCACCCTCAAGATCAACCAGCTAAGCTGGGATAAACCGGCCGACAAGGTCAACCTGATGATCCAGTCCGGCGAGGTGTTCGACATGGTCTATACCTGGAACTTCATGACCAATGCCGCGAAGGGGGCGTATCTGCCGCTGGAGGAGCTGCTGGACACCTATGCCAAGGAGACAAAGGCACAGATTAATCCCGCTTACCTGCAGGCAGCCACCGTCAACGGACATTTGTATGCGGTTCCAACCGAGAAGGAGCTGGGGCAGTCGGTCGGGTTTGCTTTTGACAAAGGAATTGTCGATAAATACGGCTTCGATGTGAACAGCATTCAGAAGCTGGAGGATATCGAGCCGATGCTGAAGACGATTAAGGAGAAGGAGCCGACGCTCTCCCCGTTGTTCATGAACCATACCGACAGCCTGCACTGGTTCACCGCCTATCCTGACAGCGAGGACTTAGACGGCAGCAATGATATCCCGACCCTGCTGGATTACAAGACCATGAAGGTGTTCAACGAATACGACACGCCGGCTATGACGGAGCGGCTGAAGCTGATCCGCAGCTGGTATGAAGCGGGTTATATCAACAAGAACGGAGCCACAGACAAGACCGAGCTGAAGGATGCGGTCAAAAGCGGCAAGGCCTGGTTCGTCTACGGCAACATGAATCCGACCTCCACCAATGACTGGACCCGGCTCGCCGAGAAGCCGATGATCATCAAGACGCTGCTGCCTGTTCAGGTCAGCACCAAGAGCCTCCAGGGCTCTATGCTCGCCATCTCCAGAACCTCGAAGAACCCCGAGCGGGCGATGATGTTCATGAACCTGATCCACACCGATCCGGTGCTCTACAACCTGCTGACCTTCGGCATTGAGGGCAAGCACTACAAGAAGCTGGAGAACAACACTGTAGAGTTCATTGCGGACAGCGGCTACAACTCCGTATCCTCCTGGATGATCGGCAATGTGCTGCTGAATTACCTGAATAAGGATGAAGATCCGAAGCGCGTGCAGCTCTATACGGACTGGAATAAGAATTCGAATATTTCACCGGTCATCGGGTTTGTGTTCGATTCGACCAAGGTGCAGTCACAGATCGGGGCGCTGATCAACATCACGAAGCAGTATAAGAACACCCTGTACTCCGGGGAAAAGGACCCTGAGCCGGTCCTGAAGGAGATGAACAGCAAGCTGAAGGCCGCAGGCCTGGACGCTGTGATTACGGAAATTCAGAGTCAGCTCGACGCTTTTCTGGCCGCCAAATAA